In Candidatus Nealsonbacteria bacterium DGGOD1a, one DNA window encodes the following:
- the xseA gene encoding exodeoxyribonuclease VII large subunit yields the protein MEFDNINQKNIFEAGPVTVAQFIDQLNRLVKPVSVKIIGEVSEAKVGPTGHMYFSMKDEKNAAVMSCAIWRSRYEMFGIQLKIGMKIIASGHAEIYAPSGRLSFICDSVELAGEGALKKEYDRLLAKLTNEGIFAIEKKRAVPKFARRIGIITSKQGAVIHDFLNNIGKFGFQIEFIDSRVEGQLAVGDLLASIQTFKKREIDVLVIMRGGGSLEAMMAFNNETIVREIAAFPVPVIAGIGHDKDVPLAAMAADVMTSTPTAAANLLTQSWQEIFRALDRYENAIIGGYKNELTQARSRLRQYAGILSNFRYILQNITRKINAVMENSVLSIKNRLLSINQQISYLRNIIESHNPERQLKLGYSIAKINGKILKSARNARPGDDLDIILADGMINSKATNIKLHGNKKENRQPERQFKTTG from the coding sequence ATGGAATTTGATAATATTAACCAAAAAAATATTTTTGAAGCCGGACCGGTGACGGTGGCGCAGTTTATTGATCAGCTCAATCGGCTGGTCAAGCCGGTTAGCGTGAAGATCATCGGCGAAGTGAGCGAGGCCAAGGTTGGGCCCACCGGGCATATGTATTTTTCGATGAAGGATGAAAAAAACGCGGCGGTAATGAGTTGCGCGATTTGGCGTTCGCGTTATGAGATGTTTGGCATCCAGCTCAAGATCGGCATGAAAATCATTGCTTCGGGACACGCCGAGATTTACGCTCCCAGCGGCCGGCTGTCGTTTATCTGTGATTCGGTTGAGCTTGCCGGAGAAGGCGCGTTAAAAAAAGAATACGACCGGCTTCTGGCGAAATTGACGAACGAAGGCATATTCGCGATTGAAAAAAAACGAGCGGTGCCAAAATTTGCCCGCCGTATCGGCATTATCACCTCAAAGCAAGGCGCGGTCATTCACGATTTCTTGAACAATATCGGCAAATTCGGTTTCCAAATCGAATTCATCGATTCGCGCGTCGAGGGCCAGCTGGCCGTGGGCGATTTGCTGGCCTCAATCCAAACTTTTAAAAAGCGCGAGATCGATGTTTTGGTGATAATGCGCGGCGGCGGCTCGCTGGAAGCGATGATGGCATTTAATAATGAAACTATCGTTCGCGAAATTGCCGCTTTCCCGGTGCCCGTAATCGCGGGCATCGGCCACGACAAGGATGTGCCATTGGCCGCGATGGCGGCGGATGTCATGACCTCAACCCCAACCGCGGCGGCAAATCTGCTCACTCAATCATGGCAAGAAATCTTCCGCGCGCTGGATCGTTATGAGAACGCGATCATCGGCGGCTATAAAAACGAACTTACCCAAGCACGGTCGCGATTGCGGCAATATGCCGGAATTTTATCCAATTTCAGATATATCCTGCAAAACATCACCCGCAAAATCAACGCGGTAATGGAAAATTCGGTTTTATCGATAAAAAACCGGTTATTGTCGATCAACCAGCAAATTTCATACTTGCGAAACATCATCGAATCGCACAATCCCGAACGCCAATTAAAACTTGGCTATTCGATCGCCAAAATCAACGGAAAAATCCTGAAATCCGCCAGAAACGCCCGGCCCGGGGACGACTTGGATATAATTCTGGCCGATGGTATGATCAATTCAAAAGCAACTAACATTAAATTGCATGGAAACAAAAAAGAAAACCGCCAGCCTGAACGACAATTTAAAACAACTGGCTGA
- a CDS encoding S41 family peptidase translates to MKFFDFSENKEKKNWKPLIIFLSAAAIFGIFYGGYLMGKSANAPLSPANADMTLFWKTWNTLEANFVDKEKIDHQKMVYGAISGMVDSLGDPYTAFFNPTDTKKFAEDTAGAFEGVGMEIGIRQKQLQVVTPLEKSPAQKAGIRAGDAIIKIDGKSTVNMTTDEAVDLIRGAKGTEVTLTLYREDWKEARDFKLIREMIQLPSLKWEIKNNDVAYIQLYQFTDKASNDFKAAAVDIINSPAKRIVLDLRNNPGGLLGVSQDIAGWFLEKGRIITYERSSNPNDGNEYRSEGPSLLLKYPVVVLINEGSASASEILAGALRDNRGIQLIGEKSFGKGSVQQVIGLDKGSSLKVTVAKWYTPNNDQISEIGLTPDIEIKITAEDEAKAKDPQLDKAIEIVKTLR, encoded by the coding sequence ATGAAATTTTTTGATTTTTCGGAAAACAAAGAAAAGAAGAATTGGAAGCCGTTGATTATTTTTTTGTCCGCCGCGGCAATTTTCGGTATTTTCTACGGCGGATACCTGATGGGAAAATCGGCCAACGCGCCATTATCGCCGGCAAACGCGGATATGACGCTTTTTTGGAAGACATGGAACACCTTGGAAGCCAATTTCGTCGATAAAGAAAAAATCGACCACCAAAAAATGGTCTATGGCGCGATCTCGGGAATGGTGGACTCTCTGGGCGATCCCTACACCGCGTTTTTCAATCCGACCGACACAAAAAAGTTCGCCGAAGACACCGCCGGAGCGTTTGAAGGCGTGGGAATGGAAATCGGCATCAGACAAAAACAGCTGCAAGTCGTAACTCCGCTGGAAAAATCTCCCGCCCAAAAAGCGGGCATACGCGCCGGCGACGCGATTATCAAAATTGACGGCAAATCAACCGTCAATATGACCACCGACGAAGCGGTTGATCTCATCCGCGGCGCGAAAGGCACCGAAGTAACTTTGACGCTTTACCGCGAAGATTGGAAAGAAGCGCGGGATTTCAAACTTATCCGCGAAATGATCCAACTGCCTTCTCTCAAATGGGAAATCAAAAACAACGATGTTGCCTACATTCAGCTCTACCAATTCACCGACAAAGCCAGCAATGATTTCAAAGCCGCGGCCGTAGACATCATCAACAGCCCGGCAAAACGAATCGTGCTTGATCTGCGCAACAATCCGGGAGGATTGCTGGGCGTATCGCAAGATATTGCCGGATGGTTTCTGGAAAAAGGCCGAATTATCACCTATGAAAGATCGAGCAATCCGAACGATGGCAATGAATACAGATCGGAGGGGCCATCGTTATTGTTAAAATACCCGGTGGTTGTGCTTATCAACGAGGGATCGGCTTCAGCGTCGGAAATTCTGGCCGGCGCCCTGCGCGACAACAGGGGAATCCAACTGATCGGCGAAAAATCATTCGGCAAGGGATCGGTGCAACAAGTTATCGGCCTGGATAAAGGTTCCTCGCTGAAAGTCACCGTGGCCAAATGGTATACGCCCAACAACGACCAAATATCGGAAATCGGGCTGACTCCCGATATAGAAATTAAAATCACCGCCGAGGACGAAGCAAAAGCAAAAGACCCGCAATTGGACAAAGCTATTGAAATCGTCAAAACTTTAAGGTAA
- the rplI gene encoding 50S ribosomal protein L9 translates to MKVILLQDIDKVGKKFEVKEVADGFAKNHLFPKKLAQPATKNALIFAETQREIAAKITEKELQETQAKASAMDGQEVVITVNVGEKNQLFESVTAQKIAEKMKEDGLEIDKKQIILKEPLKELGEYPVKISFPHNLEAEIKVTIAAE, encoded by the coding sequence ATGAAAGTTATATTATTACAAGATATCGACAAAGTGGGAAAAAAATTTGAAGTCAAAGAAGTCGCGGACGGTTTCGCGAAAAATCACCTATTCCCCAAAAAGCTGGCTCAACCCGCCACGAAAAACGCGTTGATCTTTGCCGAAACGCAAAGGGAAATCGCCGCCAAAATCACCGAAAAGGAATTGCAAGAGACTCAAGCCAAAGCATCGGCAATGGACGGACAGGAGGTGGTAATCACGGTGAATGTGGGCGAGAAAAACCAGCTTTTCGAATCGGTCACGGCGCAAAAAATTGCCGAAAAAATGAAAGAGGATGGATTGGAAATCGACAAAAAACAAATCATCTTGAAAGAACCGCTCAAAGAACTCGGGGAATATCCGGTCAAAATAAGTTTCCCGCACAACCTTGAAGCTGAAATAAAAGTGACAATCGCCGCCGAATAA
- a CDS encoding CTP synthase yields MVKYIFVAGGVMSSIGKGITTASIGKILKSNGFKVTAIKFDPYINVDAGTMNPIEHGEVFVTDDGTECDQDVGNYERFLDENLSAANYATTGKVYQSVIQRERNLEYNGKCVEVVPDIPNEVIRRINNAAKTSKADFVMIEIGGTVGEYQNMLFLEAARMLKLKNPGSVLFLLVGYLPIPEMVGEMKTKPIQSAVKQINSAGIQPDFIIGRGTQPLDEPRKQKISIFCNVDVRDVISAPDAATIYEVPITFANEHLGDRILSKFRLKSKAKNMADWKNFVDTVRNAAKPVKIGIVGKYFESGKFTLMDSYISVIESIKHAAWFHNRKPEIIWLSSENYEKDLKNLKELDQYDGIIIPGGFGNRGIEGKIKAIEYCRVNKIPFLGLCLGMQLATIEFARNVCGLKRATSTEFDPKTDQPVIDLMPEQKNLIKSKKMGASMRLGAYDCRLKKGTKAFNAYGKTEMISERHRHRYELNNDYRDVLEEKGLVIAGINPEKNLAEIIELKNHPFFMAAQFHPEFKSRPQKPHPLFRELVKAGIGKQ; encoded by the coding sequence ATGGTTAAATACATATTTGTCGCCGGAGGCGTAATGTCATCCATCGGCAAGGGAATTACCACCGCCTCAATCGGCAAAATACTCAAAAGTAACGGTTTTAAGGTTACCGCGATAAAATTCGATCCGTACATCAATGTTGACGCCGGCACGATGAACCCGATTGAACACGGCGAAGTTTTTGTTACCGACGACGGCACCGAGTGCGACCAGGATGTGGGCAATTACGAACGATTTTTGGACGAAAATCTAAGCGCGGCCAACTATGCCACCACCGGCAAGGTTTACCAATCGGTGATTCAACGCGAACGCAATTTGGAATACAACGGCAAATGCGTGGAAGTGGTGCCCGATATTCCCAACGAAGTCATTCGGCGCATTAACAATGCCGCCAAAACTTCAAAGGCGGATTTTGTAATGATTGAAATCGGCGGCACCGTGGGCGAATACCAAAATATGCTTTTCCTGGAAGCCGCGCGGATGCTCAAACTCAAAAACCCCGGAAGCGTACTTTTCTTGCTGGTGGGCTATCTGCCCATTCCGGAAATGGTGGGCGAAATGAAAACCAAACCGATCCAAAGCGCGGTCAAACAAATCAATTCCGCCGGCATCCAGCCCGATTTCATTATCGGCCGCGGAACCCAGCCCTTGGACGAACCGCGCAAACAAAAAATTTCCATATTTTGCAATGTTGATGTCCGCGATGTGATTTCCGCGCCGGACGCGGCGACAATCTACGAAGTGCCGATCACCTTTGCCAACGAACATCTGGGCGACCGGATTTTATCGAAATTCCGCTTGAAATCAAAAGCTAAAAATATGGCCGATTGGAAAAATTTCGTGGATACCGTGCGCAACGCCGCAAAGCCGGTAAAAATCGGCATCGTGGGCAAATATTTCGAATCGGGAAAATTCACCTTGATGGATTCCTATATTTCCGTGATCGAATCAATAAAGCATGCCGCTTGGTTTCATAACCGCAAACCTGAAATCATATGGTTATCATCGGAAAATTACGAGAAAGACTTAAAAAATCTAAAAGAGCTTGACCAATACGACGGGATCATTATTCCGGGAGGATTCGGCAACCGGGGGATTGAAGGCAAAATAAAAGCCATTGAATATTGCCGCGTCAACAAAATTCCTTTTTTGGGATTGTGTCTGGGCATGCAGTTGGCCACCATCGAATTCGCGCGCAATGTTTGCGGACTGAAACGCGCCACCTCAACCGAATTCGATCCCAAAACCGATCAGCCCGTAATCGACCTGATGCCCGAACAAAAGAATCTGATAAAATCCAAAAAAATGGGCGCTTCAATGCGCTTGGGCGCTTATGACTGCCGGCTCAAAAAAGGCACCAAAGCTTTCAACGCTTACGGCAAAACCGAAATGATTTCCGAGCGGCACCGGCATCGCTATGAATTGAACAATGATTACCGCGATGTTTTGGAAGAAAAAGGATTGGTAATCGCCGGAATCAATCCGGAGAAAAATCTGGCCGAAATCATTGAATTGAAAAACCATCCGTTCTTTATGGCGGCTCAATTCCACCCCGAATTCAAATCCCGCCCCCAAAAACCCCATCCGCTGTTCAGAGAGCTGGTTAAAGCGGGAATCGGCAAACAATAA
- a CDS encoding bL27 family ribosomal protein, giving the protein MAKTKNTGGTKLGRDPRPKYLGVKLYDGQPAKIGSILVRQRGTSIIAGKNVKTGSDNTLYAVAEGVVKYRETRKKMFNGTQRLAKVAEVFPAAK; this is encoded by the coding sequence ATGGCAAAGACCAAAAATACCGGCGGAACAAAATTGGGAAGAGATCCGCGGCCAAAATATTTGGGCGTGAAGCTCTATGACGGCCAACCGGCAAAAATCGGCAGTATTTTGGTGCGCCAGCGCGGCACATCGATCATCGCCGGAAAAAATGTCAAAACCGGCAGCGACAACACGCTTTACGCGGTTGCCGAGGGCGTGGTGAAATACCGCGAAACCCGCAAGAAAATGTTTAATGGCACGCAAAGATTGGCGAAAGTGGCGGAGGTTTTTCCAGCGGCAAAATAA
- a CDS encoding IS30 family transposase: MKKQIRKKRKKKRHFRHLKQTDRDRIEALLNAGHKQEEVAKILDFDASAISREMKRKRKNGKYSALTAQLKARAKRLNSKHPGMKVEQYPELREQIIKGLKDHRSPDEIAGRMKREKQNPRVGANAIYKWLYSAWGQAYCPLLCTKRYHPRKQKKKTKREMIPNRISIKKRPKRGIHAEGDLFVSPTKTGSQNSGAIICVPASKLLAGTMIESKKPAVMRLAVKSMLLDLSIDDLTFDNGIENKEHEQFGLPAYFCDPHSPWQKPHVENGIGLVRRWFIPKKTDLKNISEERFQDCLHILNGKYRKSLGYRSAYEVSLKRGIIQKIPR; encoded by the coding sequence ATGAAAAAACAAATCCGCAAAAAACGAAAAAAGAAGCGGCATTTTCGCCATTTGAAGCAAACCGACCGGGATCGAATCGAAGCGCTGTTGAATGCCGGCCACAAACAAGAGGAAGTTGCCAAAATACTTGATTTTGATGCCAGCGCCATCAGCCGGGAGATGAAAAGAAAACGCAAGAACGGCAAATACTCGGCGCTGACCGCCCAGCTGAAAGCAAGAGCGAAAAGATTAAACAGCAAGCATCCGGGAATGAAGGTTGAGCAATATCCGGAGTTAAGGGAACAAATCATCAAAGGGTTGAAAGACCACCGCTCCCCGGATGAGATCGCCGGGCGGATGAAGCGTGAAAAGCAAAACCCGCGGGTCGGCGCCAATGCCATCTACAAATGGCTGTACAGCGCTTGGGGCCAGGCATATTGCCCGCTTCTTTGCACCAAGCGATATCATCCGCGCAAACAGAAAAAGAAAACCAAAAGAGAAATGATTCCTAATCGTATTTCCATCAAAAAGAGGCCAAAGCGAGGAATCCACGCCGAAGGCGATCTGTTTGTTTCGCCGACCAAAACCGGCAGCCAAAACAGCGGCGCAATCATTTGCGTTCCAGCCTCGAAACTGCTTGCCGGCACGATGATTGAAAGCAAAAAACCGGCCGTAATGAGGCTGGCCGTTAAAAGCATGTTGTTGGATTTGAGCATTGATGATCTGACTTTCGACAATGGCATCGAAAACAAAGAGCACGAACAATTCGGATTGCCAGCGTATTTCTGCGACCCTCACAGTCCCTGGCAGAAACCACATGTAGAGAATGGCATCGGGCTTGTCCGCCGGTGGTTTATCCCCAAGAAAACCGATTTGAAAAACATCTCCGAGGAACGATTCCAAGATTGCCTGCATATCCTTAACGGCAAATACCGGAAATCACTGGGATACCGCTCCGCCTACGAAGTTTCGCTGAAACGTGGTATTATACAAAAAATCCCGCGCTGA
- a CDS encoding NAD(P)-binding protein — protein MKIAIIGGGICGLYLAKNLAQKGNEVFVFEKKKTIGKQCCSGLFSQRLFDFIPEARPLSTNQINSAIINFPKKSVRLKFRQPFFVIEHDQMDLLMAALAVQTGAQIRVNEKIDAGRLHQIKTEFDRVIGADGALSPTRNYLLTDRVGPTRAKMRGSDPRKNGEPKFWLGIQGLEEKTDNSDFVETWATKNGFLWKIPRGENIEWGIMEKPKIAPKLFDEFVARRNLKLARLKSAIIPQGLIIPENEKITLCGDASGLTKPWSGGGVIWNLTQADILLKNFPNFLQYRKEASRFFSLKIRLGKAAKTCVYAAGFNFPTIIPGGVNLDGDYLIKK, from the coding sequence ATGAAGATTGCCATCATCGGCGGGGGAATATGCGGGCTGTATTTGGCCAAGAATCTCGCGCAAAAGGGGAATGAAGTTTTTGTTTTTGAAAAAAAGAAAACCATTGGCAAGCAATGCTGTTCGGGGCTGTTTTCCCAGCGGCTTTTTGATTTTATTCCCGAAGCAAGGCCGCTTTCGACCAATCAAATCAATTCCGCGATAATAAATTTCCCAAAAAAATCGGTAAGGTTGAAATTTCGGCAACCATTCTTTGTGATTGAGCACGATCAGATGGATTTGCTGATGGCCGCGCTTGCCGTTCAAACCGGCGCCCAAATCCGCGTCAACGAAAAAATCGATGCCGGGCGCCTTCACCAAATCAAAACCGAATTCGACCGCGTAATCGGCGCCGACGGCGCGCTTTCGCCCACAAGAAACTACCTGTTAACCGATCGCGTGGGTCCGACCCGCGCAAAAATGCGTGGGTCGGACCCACGCAAAAATGGCGAGCCGAAATTCTGGCTGGGAATCCAGGGGTTGGAGGAAAAAACAGACAATTCGGATTTTGTGGAAACTTGGGCCACAAAAAACGGATTTTTGTGGAAAATTCCGCGCGGAGAAAATATTGAATGGGGGATTATGGAAAAACCGAAAATCGCGCCAAAGCTGTTTGATGAATTTGTGGCGCGAAGAAACCTCAAGCTTGCCCGCTTGAAATCCGCGATCATCCCGCAAGGACTGATCATTCCCGAAAACGAAAAAATTACGCTGTGCGGCGACGCAAGCGGCCTGACAAAACCATGGTCGGGCGGCGGAGTCATCTGGAATTTGACCCAAGCCGACATTCTATTGAAAAATTTTCCAAATTTCCTACAATACAGAAAAGAAGCTTCGCGCTTTTTTAGTTTGAAAATCAGGCTGGGAAAAGCGGCGAAAACTTGCGTTTACGCCGCGGGATTCAATTTTCCGACAATAATTCCCGGCGGCGTCAATCTTGACGGCGATTATCTGATCAAAAAATAG
- the uppS gene encoding polyprenyl diphosphate synthase — protein MENQSTLPRHAGLITDGNRRWAKEHNLPSFEGHNKGFDAIKKIIETAGEKGIGMFTFWAFSTENWNRSKEEVAYLMDLFEKSLSDFERISGKNIRFRIVGQKHRFRQSIQRKIEEVERSTADNKGMIVNMGMSYGGRDEIVQGIKSIIEKGIKPEEITEKTISDNLWLPDIDLIIRTGGELRLSGFLPWQSTYAELFFVKKYLPDFAPTDFDAILAEYNQRQKRFGK, from the coding sequence ATGGAAAACCAATCAACATTGCCCCGCCACGCGGGGCTGATCACAGATGGAAACCGCCGTTGGGCAAAAGAGCACAACCTGCCATCGTTTGAAGGCCACAACAAAGGATTCGACGCGATAAAAAAAATTATTGAAACGGCCGGCGAAAAGGGCATCGGAATGTTCACCTTTTGGGCTTTTTCCACGGAAAACTGGAACCGCTCAAAAGAAGAAGTGGCTTATCTGATGGACCTTTTCGAGAAATCATTAAGCGACTTTGAAAGAATTTCGGGCAAAAATATACGATTCCGGATTGTCGGGCAAAAGCATCGGTTCAGACAATCGATACAAAGAAAAATTGAAGAAGTTGAGAGATCAACCGCGGATAACAAAGGGATGATCGTTAATATGGGAATGAGTTACGGCGGCCGCGATGAAATAGTACAAGGGATTAAATCAATTATCGAAAAAGGGATAAAACCCGAAGAAATCACCGAGAAAACCATTTCCGACAATCTTTGGTTGCCCGATATTGATTTGATCATCCGCACCGGCGGCGAACTCCGGCTTTCGGGATTTCTCCCATGGCAATCCACCTATGCCGAGCTTTTCTTCGTAAAAAAGTACCTGCCCGACTTCGCTCCGACGGATTTTGACGCGATTCTCGCCGAATACAACCAGCGCCAAAAGCGCTTTGGAAAGTAA
- a CDS encoding isopentenyl phosphate kinase has product MDLTIIKIGGSVITDKKSGKPKINFGNINNIAKVLKDFKQPYILIHGAGSFGHPLVKKTGIDKSVISETQLLAFANTQKLQNQLNCLFCDALIKKNIPAFPAQASSHAVLERGRLVKMETEAIAGLLRLKMVPVCYGVPAHDKLWGSTILSGDQIAPYLAKRLGAHKIIEVSDVDGIFTANPKTDKNAKLIREINLSNYKDIERFLSGSLAADVTGGMKQKYLELVDAAKVGIICQITHFKHLNDALANRPVGTIINLKN; this is encoded by the coding sequence ATGGACCTGACCATAATCAAGATCGGCGGATCGGTGATCACCGACAAAAAAAGCGGCAAACCGAAAATCAACTTCGGAAATATCAACAATATTGCCAAAGTTTTAAAGGATTTCAAGCAACCATACATCCTGATTCACGGTGCCGGATCTTTTGGACATCCTTTGGTTAAAAAAACAGGGATAGATAAAAGCGTGATCAGCGAAACGCAATTGCTGGCCTTTGCCAACACCCAAAAACTGCAAAACCAGCTCAACTGCCTATTCTGCGATGCGCTTATCAAAAAAAATATTCCGGCGTTTCCCGCGCAAGCATCGAGCCACGCGGTTTTGGAACGCGGGCGACTGGTTAAAATGGAAACTGAAGCTATCGCCGGACTGCTTCGATTGAAAATGGTACCTGTTTGCTATGGCGTGCCCGCGCACGACAAATTATGGGGTTCGACGATTCTTTCCGGTGACCAAATCGCGCCTTATCTGGCCAAAAGACTTGGCGCGCATAAAATTATCGAAGTCAGCGATGTGGATGGCATCTTCACCGCCAATCCCAAAACTGACAAAAACGCAAAACTGATCCGTGAAATAAATCTAAGCAATTACAAAGACATCGAAAGATTCCTCTCGGGAAGTTTGGCGGCCGATGTTACCGGCGGCATGAAACAAAAATATCTCGAGCTGGTCGATGCGGCCAAAGTCGGCATTATCTGCCAAATCACTCACTTCAAACATTTAAATGACGCCCTCGCAAACAGGCCCGTGGGTACTATCATCAATCTCAAAAATTAA
- a CDS encoding cupin domain-containing protein, which translates to MKIVKRNEAVKFNHGKTCTANEYPVDDKDINIAIIELNGRYPEKGFAINEVSKELAYIIKGSGKVVISSKEIEVGEGDLVFVEPQEKFYWEGKMTLIMPCTPAWNPEQYKVIE; encoded by the coding sequence ATGAAAATCGTCAAAAGAAATGAGGCTGTCAAATTCAATCACGGCAAAACCTGCACCGCCAATGAATATCCGGTCGACGATAAAGATATAAATATTGCCATCATCGAACTGAACGGAAGATACCCGGAAAAAGGGTTCGCGATAAACGAAGTGTCGAAAGAATTGGCATACATTATAAAAGGTTCGGGGAAAGTTGTTATCAGCAGCAAAGAAATCGAAGTCGGTGAAGGCGATCTTGTTTTCGTTGAGCCGCAAGAAAAATTCTATTGGGAAGGGAAAATGACGCTTATTATGCCTTGTACCCCAGCTTGGAACCCAGAACAGTATAAAGTCATCGAATAA
- the radC gene encoding DNA repair protein RadC, which translates to MKIKDLTKVDRPREKLEKYGTAKLADYELLAILLGSGIKGLNVIALSKRILKLIDKVGIDKITLENLLKERGLGKAKAMQVISALEFGKRINSGEKPEILTAEDVWKLCGDFRGSKKEHFAAFYLDTQSKLIERQIISIGTLNASLVHPREVFEPAVGLHAANIIVAHNHPSGVLEPSGDDLAITKRLSESGKIMGIALIDHIIIANAKFSSFKNKNLI; encoded by the coding sequence ATGAAAATCAAGGATTTGACAAAAGTTGACCGGCCGCGGGAAAAACTGGAAAAATACGGAACCGCAAAATTGGCGGATTATGAACTGCTGGCGATTTTGCTCGGGTCGGGGATCAAGGGATTGAATGTGATCGCGCTTTCGAAAAGGATATTGAAACTTATTGACAAGGTTGGCATCGATAAAATCACCCTTGAAAACTTGCTTAAAGAACGCGGCCTTGGCAAGGCCAAGGCAATGCAAGTGATCTCGGCCTTGGAATTCGGCAAACGGATCAATTCAGGAGAAAAACCGGAAATTTTGACCGCCGAAGATGTTTGGAAATTGTGCGGTGATTTTCGCGGCTCCAAAAAAGAACATTTTGCGGCGTTTTATCTGGACACGCAAAGCAAACTGATTGAACGCCAGATAATCTCCATCGGCACTTTAAACGCCAGCCTGGTCCACCCCCGCGAAGTCTTTGAACCCGCGGTTGGGTTGCATGCCGCCAACATAATCGTGGCGCACAACCACCCCAGCGGCGTTTTGGAACCCTCCGGCGACGACCTTGCCATCACCAAGCGCCTGTCGGAATCCGGAAAAATCATGGGCATTGCGCTGATTGACCATATCATCATCGCCAACGCCAAATTTTCAAGCTTCAAAAACAAAAATCTGATTTGA
- a CDS encoding type II toxin-antitoxin system Phd/YefM family antitoxin has protein sequence MNAKNTISISEARKRIFEIAKEVQKPDKYYTLTEKGKPKAVLMSADEFDSIMETIDILSDPDILDSIKKAEEEYRKGEYKTWDELKIDIGASKEMEPAAVCENPKRKYHAK, from the coding sequence ATGAATGCCAAAAATACAATATCAATCTCCGAAGCAAGAAAAAGAATCTTTGAAATCGCCAAAGAAGTCCAAAAGCCGGACAAATATTACACCTTGACCGAAAAAGGCAAACCCAAGGCGGTTTTGATGTCGGCCGATGAATTTGACTCGATTATGGAAACAATTGACATATTAAGCGATCCCGATATTCTGGACAGTATAAAGAAAGCGGAGGAAGAATATCGGAAAGGCGAATATAAAACATGGGATGAGTTGAAAATAGATATCGGGGCGAGCAAAGAAATGGAGCCGGCAGCGGTTTGCGAAAATCCGAAAAGAAAATACCATGCGAAATAA
- a CDS encoding type II toxin-antitoxin system RelE/ParE family toxin, with amino-acid sequence MRNNYRIIVPKSVIKDINSIPLPWKERVIKAIDLLPQNPFMGEKLWGKLKGKRKIRIYPYRIIYEIINKNRIILILEAGHRQGIY; translated from the coding sequence ATGCGAAATAACTATCGGATTATCGTCCCGAAATCAGTGATTAAAGATATAAATTCAATTCCGCTTCCATGGAAGGAACGCGTAATCAAAGCGATCGATTTGCTGCCGCAAAACCCATTTATGGGTGAAAAATTATGGGGAAAGCTGAAAGGCAAGCGCAAAATCAGGATATATCCTTACCGGATAATTTATGAAATTATCAATAAAAACCGCATAATCTTGATCCTTGAAGCCGGCCACCGCCAAGGCATATATTAA
- a CDS encoding phage holin family protein, which produces MNILINWLVMTVAVIVSAYILPGVTLSGFWAALLVALVLGLLNVSIKPLLLILTLPINILTLGLFTLVINALIIMMASAIVPGFKVNGFWYSMLFSVVLSIVLYLINKAK; this is translated from the coding sequence ATGAATATCTTAATCAATTGGCTGGTGATGACGGTCGCGGTTATCGTTTCGGCTTATATTCTGCCCGGGGTTACGCTGTCGGGATTTTGGGCCGCGCTTTTAGTGGCGCTCGTTCTTGGATTGCTGAATGTTTCCATAAAACCTCTGCTTCTAATCCTCACCCTGCCGATCAATATCTTAACTTTGGGATTGTTCACGCTGGTCATCAACGCGCTGATCATTATGATGGCTTCGGCCATTGTCCCGGGTTTCAAGGTTAATGGTTTCTGGTATTCCATGCTTTTCAGCGTCGTGCTTTCGATTGTCTTGTACTTGATAAACAAAGCAAAATAA